GTTCGATGACCGATCCCCCGGCGCTGGCCTTCGCCAACAACCTGCATGCCACCAGCGGCGCGGCGGCGCTCTCCTACGCCACGGTCTATCCGCTGGTGATGTTTATGCGCATTATCACCCCGCAACTGCTGGCGGTGCTGTTCTGGGGGATGGGTTAGGGCAGGCATTACGCGCCTGGATGCGTTAACATTGCCGGAGTTTTGTACGATGTTAGCCAGACAGGAGTAGTCATGAAAATTTCCCGCCTCGGCGAAGCGCCGGATTATCGCTTCTCGCTGGCAAACGAGCGTACCTTCCTGGCGTGGATCCGCACCGCGCTGGGTTTCCTGGCGGCCGGCGTGGGTCTTGACCAACTGGCCCCCGATTTCGCAACGCCTGTGATCCGCCAGCTGCTGGCGCTGCTGCTGTGTCTCTTTTCCGGTGGGCTGGCAATTTACGGCTACCTGCGCTGGCTGCGTAACGAAAAGGCGATGCGCCTGAAGGAAGATCTGCCCTATACCCGCAGCCTGCTGATTATCAGCCTGATCCTGATGGTGGTCGCGGGGGTTGCGATGGGCCTGGTGCTGTATGGCGGATAGCCGTAAAGCCCGCCGTCTGGCCGATCCGGGGCTACAGCCGGAACGCACTTCGCTGGCCTGGCTGCGCACGTTGCTGGGCTACGGTGCGCTGATGGTGCTGGCGGTCAGGCATAACTGGCAGCAGGCGGGCCCGCTGTTCTGGGTGGCGCTGGGCGTACTGGCGACGGTGGCGCTACTGCTCTGGCATTACACCCGCAGCCGCGCAAAGATGGACGTCTCGCTGTACGATTTTTCAGCATCCCGACCCGTACGTATTAAATTTATGATCTCCCTCGCAGTGTTATCCCTCGCATTACTGTTTGCTGCCAGTCATGTTCACCATCTCATTATCTTTATCAGGGATATTGCATGATCGGATGTCAGGCCAGAGTGCTCGTCACGGTTATTAACCGCCATAACTGTCATCAGCCGGAGCAGATGTACCGCTATCTGCGCGATCTGGGCACGCCGTACCTGCATTTTATTCCGTTACAGGCGGGCGATAACCCGGAATCGATCACCGATCGGCAGTGGGGCGATTTTCTCACAGGCGTGTTTGATGTCTGGGTGCGGGAAGATATTGGCCGCGTCTTTGTGCAACCCTTTGATTCGACGCTGGGAATATGGCGAGGCCAGCCACCACAGCCGGATGATTTCTCCCCGCCTGACGAATGCCGGGCCTGCCCGGTGCGGTATCTGTGCTGCGGCGACGGCTCAACGGCTGAAGAAGGCAAAAGCGCGCTCTGTGCGGGGTATCAGGCATTTTTCCGCCACTCAGCCCCGCATATGCGGGTGATGCGCGATCTGCTTAGCCATCACCGCTCGCCCATGGAACTCATGGCCCTGTTACGCCAGAGCCAGTAAGTTACCGCCCCTTCGCCAGATACGTCGCCATCTCCTCTTCCGGCACCATGCCGCCGCCGGTCGCCCATACGAGGTGGGTGGCATTATCCAGCGCATAGTGTCCGGATGCGGCGAGGCGTACCTGCCCGGCCATGCCCGCCAGCGCGGATGGTTCAAGACGGATATTCTCCTCCTGCGCCAGCCAGCCCAGCATGTCGTACATGCTCCGATCCGAGAGGGTGTAGAACCCGTCGAGCAGGCGCTCCATGGCGCGGCCGACAAAACCGGATGCGCGGCCTACCGCCAGACCATCCGCTGCCGTCACGTTATCAATGCCGAGATCCTGCACCGCAATCTGGTCATGCAGCCCGGTATAGACCCCCAGCAGCATGCACGGCGAGTGGGTCGGTTCGGCAAAGAAGCAGTGAACGTGGTCGCCAAAGGCCAGCTTCAACCCAAACGCCACCCCGCCAGGGCCGCCGCCCACGCCGCACGGCAGATAGACAAACAGGGGATGATCCGCATCCACCACGCGGCCCTGCGCTGAAAACTGCGCTTTCAGTCGCGCGCCTGCCACGGCATAGCCTAAAAACAGGGTGCGGGAGTTTTCGTCGTCAATGAAAAAGCAGTTGGCATCGCTCTCTGCCGCTTTGCGTCCTTGCTCCACCGCCACGCCGTAATCTTGCTCATATTCCACCACCGTCACGCCGTGGCTGCGCAGTTTGGCCTTTTTCCATTCACGGGCGTCGGCGGACATATGCACCGTCACCTTAAAGCCGAGGCGGGCGCTCATAATGCCGATGGACATCCCCAGGTTACCGGTCGAGCCTACGGCGATGCTGTACTGGCTGAAGAAGTCTTTAAAGCGCGGCTCCAGCAGAATGCTGTAATCGTCGTCGACGCTGAGCAACCCGGCGGCCAGGGCCAGTTTCTCCGCGTGGGTCAGCACTTCATAAATCCCACCGCGAGCTTTAATGGAGCCGGAGATCGGCAGATGGCTGTCTTTTTTCAGCAGCAGCGTGCCGGGAAGGGGGGTATCGAACTCCGCTTCCAGCCGTTTATGCATTGCCGGGATAGCCACCAGCTCAGACTCAATAATCCCCTGAGTGGCCGCCGTTTCCGGGAACGCCTTCGCCAGATACGGCGCAAAGCGCGCCAGGCGCGCGTGGGCATCATCCACATCGGCCTGGGTCAGGCCGACATGCGGCAGCCCTTCGGCCAGGGTAGTGGCTTTCGGGTTAAGCCAGGTGGTCTCTTTCAGGGCGATCAGATCCTCAACCAGAGGATACTGTGCGATTAAGGTGGTGATGTTTGCGTTTTCCATACGAGATCTCTTCGCGCCAGAAAATGAAAGCAGGATCGTGCAGCCAATGGCACCGGGATGACAAACGATATTAATGGCGGTTCACATGAGCCAGATTGAATCAAAAGAATAACACTGCGATAAAAAATGTATTTTTATCGTCGCTGGGTCACATTTTTTCACCCTGAACCGCTATTCTGGGCGCGATAAAGAGAGGAAGGAGGGCGGCGTGATGAACGAGGGGAGAGAGGCGAAGAATCGCTTACTGAACGGCTGGCAGCTGTCGAAGATGCATACCTTTGAGGTGGCGGCACGCCATGAGTCGTTCGCGCTGGCGGCGGAAGAGCTTTCCCTCAGCCCGAGCGCGGTAAGCCACCGAATCAACCTGCTGGAAGAGGAGTTGGGGATTGCGTTGTTTATTCGCTCGCACCGCAAAGTGGAGCTGACCCAGGAGGGAAAACGCATTTACTGGACCCTGAAATCGTCGCTGGATACGCTGAATCAGGAGATCCTCGACATCAGGAACCAGGCCCTGTCCGGCAGCCTGACCGTCTACTCACGTCCGTCACTCGCCCAGTGGTGGCTGGTGCCCATGCTGGGAGACTTCACCCGCAGCTATCCGTCGATCTCTCTCACGCTGTTGACCGGCAATGATTACGTCAATATGCAGCGAACCGGCGTCGACCTGGCGATTTATTTCGACGATATGCCGCCAAACCAGCTCTCCCATCACTTTTTGATGGACGAGGAAATCCTGCCGGTCTGCTCACCGGAGTATGCCCGGGAGCGTCAGCTGCCCGCCAGCCTGGATAATCTACGTCACTGCACTCTGCTGCATGACCGACAGGCATGGAGCAACGATTCCGGTACGGACGAGTGGTGTAGCTGGGCGCGTCATTATGCGGTGAATTTGCCGCCATCATCGGGGATGGGTTTCGATCGTTCCGATTTGGCGGTAAATGCGGCGATAAATCATGTCGGGGTGGCGATGGGGCGCAAGCGGCTGGTGCAAAAGCTTCTTGAGCGCGGGGAACTGATTGCGCCCTTTGGCGAGAAGACGCTGAAATGCCACCAGCACTATTACGTCTCCACGCTCCCCGGGCGCCAGTGGCCAAAGATTGATGCCTTTATCCACTGGCTCAAGGAAAAAGCTGGCTGATCACACCGCCTGCTCGTGGTGCGAGGCGCGGGAGGCCAGCGGCAGCCAGCAGAGCACAATCAGCAGGCCCATAAGCAACATTAGCAGCCCGAGGCTCGCCTGGCCGTTTTGCGGCATCATCGCCGAGAGCCAGGCCAGCGCGCCGGAGCCGATATTCTGCAAACCCCCCACCAGCGCCCCGGCGGTGCCGGCGAGGTACGGGAACGGCTCCATCGCGCCGCTGGTCGCCAGCGGGAACAGCATCCCCGCGCCAAAGAAGAACAGCGCGGCCGGGATCAGCAGGGTCCAGACGTTCATTACCCCGAACAGCCCCGGGATCCACATCATCAGCCCCGCCAGCAGGCAGCTCAGCACCGACTGCCACATCAGGGTGGAGAACCTTTTGTTGGCGCGACCGGCAAACCAGGCGCCGAAAAACGCCGCCGGGATCGGCAGGATAAACAGAATGCTCACCACCATACTGCTGAGACCGAGCCCGGCACCCAGCAACACGCCCGAACTGGCTTCGAATACCGCGATACCCGCCAGGCCCCCCACCAGCATCAGCACGTAGCAGTTAAACGCCCCGTTGCCGAAGAGGATTTTGTAGCTGGTGAGAAGCTTTGTGCGCGGCGCTTCGGCGGGCCGGGTTTCCGGCATCCAGCGCGCCATGCTGAAGGTGACGATGACGCACAGCACCAGCAGAAAACCATAGCAGGCGCGCCAGGACCAGGCGGTATCCAGCAGGCCGCCAATCAGCGGGGCCAGCAGCGGGCTGACCAGAATGCCCATGTTCAGCAGGCTGTTGGCATGACGCAGCTGGCTGCCTTCATAGAGATCGCGCGGCAGGGTGCGCGCCATCACGCCGCCGACGCCGGTGCCAACGCCCTGCAGCGCGCTGGCGGCAATCAGCACGCTCAGGCTGTGGGTGGTCATGGCGATGACCGTAGCTACCATAAAAATGGTCATCCCGACCAGGATCACCGGACGGCGGCCGACGCGATCCGAGAGCGGGCCGTAAAAGAGCTGCGACACGCCATAGGTCAGCAGATAGGCGCCCATCACGCTCTGGACCGCCCCTTCACGCACCTGGAGTTCCTTCGCCATGTCCGCAATGGCCGGGATATAGATGGTTTGCGCCATCTGACCGACGGCCACCAGCAAGATCAACATCAAGAGTAAATTAACGTTCCGCTGCCTTTTCATGTCGCTGAATACTTTTGCCAAAAGTGAGAAATAAAGAATAAGTGACTGCGCATTCCCATAAATGCGCGAGGAATCTACCACAGTGAGATGACAAGTTAAGCCTTGCGGTGGTGAATGGAGGAGGGCAGAAAGGCAGGATAAGTAAACAAGAACGGCAACTAATGTTGCCAGCGGATCAGGCCAGGCGCAGCAATATTGCGCCAGCGGCAATGCCCACCGCGGCCGCGATGCGCAGTGCGGCAACCAGCTCTTTTAAAAGTATAAAAGCGATAAGCGCGCCAAAGAGAATAGAGGTTTCACGCAAAGCCGCCACTACCGCCAGCGGTGCCTGAGTCATCGCCCAGAGCGCCAGCCCTTAGGAGCCCATGGTGGCCACGCCGCCGAGCAGCCCCTTTTTCCAGTGCAGGCGCAGGTAGCCGGACGCCTCCCGGCGGTGCGTCACCATCGCCCAGCACAGCAGGCAGAAGCCGTTCATAAAGAAGGTCCAGAACGTGTAGCCCAGGGCGGTATTCGATAACCGTACTCCGGTGCCGTCCACCAGGGTATATCCGGCGATAAAGCAGGCGTTAATCAGCGCCAGCCAGATCCCCTTGCGCGATTGCATTCGGCCGTTTATCGCCATCACCAGAATCGACAGACAGATAACGGCGATGCCAGCCCATGCCAGCCCGGATAACGTATCGCCCAGGGTGAACACGCTAATCAAGGCCACCAGCAGCGGCGCGGTGCCGCGCATCAGCGGGTAGGTCTGGCTCATATCGGAGACCTGATAGGTCTTCGCCACCAGCACCGTGTAGACCACCTGCAGTGCACAGGAGACGATCAAATAAGGCCAGCTGGCCGCCGAGGGCTGGGGCGAGAAAGGGAGGCAGATCAGGGCGATAAGCGTTGCGGAGCCGCTCACACTGATGGCGGAGTAGAGTTTGTCCGTCCCGGCTTTGACGATGGCGTTCCAGCTGGCGTGCAGCAGCGCGGCAAAAAGCAGAATGCAGAAAACGGTCAGGGTCATGGCGTGTCTGGTGATGTATTGTCACCAGAACTTAACATTCATGGCTGAGGTGTGCCAGCCAGTTACACCGCGCAGAACAGGCGGTGCGTCACGCGCGGCTCATCCACGACCAGCGTAAAGCCAGCCCGCTGGTAGAAGGCCCAGGCGGTCTGGGGCGCATGGGTATTGAGAAAATCGAACCAGACGCTGGCATCGGCCATCACCACGGCGAGCAGCTGTTTGCCGATACCCAGCCCCCGGCAGCTTTCGCTGATATAGAGATGGCGGATACGACCAGCCCGCGGCTGCTGGCTGAACGGATCGCGGTTTAGCCCGCAAATTCCCACCAGTTTGCCGTTCAGAAACGCCCCCAGCAGCTTTTCACCCGGGGCGTTAAAGCGATTTTCACCCCGTTCCCAGTTCTCTTCGAGCCTGCGCAACATATTGAAGTTGCGCGCGGTGCTCTCGGTTTTCAGCGCGATATACCCCGGTTCGTCCGGCGTAACGGGCTCAATTAACAAACGCAACATAGCGCATTCCCTCGTTATTAAAGAGGGGCGGTTTCCCGCCCCTCTTCGGTGCGGCTTGAACCTGAATCACTTAACGTATTTCAGGACAGCATCAAGCAGTTGCAGTGCTGCAACAATGAGTTTGAGGATAAGTACAACCATATCCACTACGCTCATACGCGTCTCCTCTGGTTAAGGAGCACGATGCTGGCGTACCTTTCCGCCGCCTGTGACCAGCACCTTTGTTGACGTAACACAGTGTGCTCAGGTGGGGAGTGGAGGCGCTGACGGCACCACCCGTTTCAGCCAGGACTTCGTTGCGCCGGTGTACTACGAGCGGCTCCCCTCACACCCTGTGAACACACCCAGTATAGATAAATACTGTATATATGAACAGTAATTTATGGACAAAACGTGAAGAGCGATCCATACTCAAATGCGTCAAAATTCGTGCCGAAAATTGCGCGTTCCTGTGCGATCGCGTATACTTCGTGCGTTGACGTAACACAGTGTGCTCTGCGGTCACCAGCCGCAAACGCTGTAAAAAAAACCTCGCTCCGGCGGGGTTTTTTGTTTTCATCACCCGACAAACGAAACGTGATCCCTGACACATTTTCAGGCAGATGAAAATAATTCCATTGTCTCGTCTGTAAACCTGTGCTTGTATA
This DNA window, taken from Leclercia adecarboxylata, encodes the following:
- a CDS encoding DUF202 domain-containing protein; this encodes MADSRKARRLADPGLQPERTSLAWLRTLLGYGALMVLAVRHNWQQAGPLFWVALGVLATVALLLWHYTRSRAKMDVSLYDFSASRPVRIKFMISLAVLSLALLFAASHVHHLIIFIRDIA
- a CDS encoding YidH family protein translates to MKISRLGEAPDYRFSLANERTFLAWIRTALGFLAAGVGLDQLAPDFATPVIRQLLALLLCLFSGGLAIYGYLRWLRNEKAMRLKEDLPYTRSLLIISLILMVVAGVAMGLVLYGG
- the tisB gene encoding type I toxin-antitoxin system toxin TisB, which translates into the protein MSVVDMVVLILKLIVAALQLLDAVLKYVK
- a CDS encoding GNAT family N-acetyltransferase; this translates as MLRLLIEPVTPDEPGYIALKTESTARNFNMLRRLEENWERGENRFNAPGEKLLGAFLNGKLVGICGLNRDPFSQQPRAGRIRHLYISESCRGLGIGKQLLAVVMADASVWFDFLNTHAPQTAWAFYQRAGFTLVVDEPRVTHRLFCAV
- a CDS encoding radical SAM protein; protein product: MIGCQARVLVTVINRHNCHQPEQMYRYLRDLGTPYLHFIPLQAGDNPESITDRQWGDFLTGVFDVWVREDIGRVFVQPFDSTLGIWRGQPPQPDDFSPPDECRACPVRYLCCGDGSTAEEGKSALCAGYQAFFRHSAPHMRVMRDLLSHHRSPMELMALLRQSQ
- the dsdA gene encoding D-serine ammonia-lyase, which gives rise to MENANITTLIAQYPLVEDLIALKETTWLNPKATTLAEGLPHVGLTQADVDDAHARLARFAPYLAKAFPETAATQGIIESELVAIPAMHKRLEAEFDTPLPGTLLLKKDSHLPISGSIKARGGIYEVLTHAEKLALAAGLLSVDDDYSILLEPRFKDFFSQYSIAVGSTGNLGMSIGIMSARLGFKVTVHMSADAREWKKAKLRSHGVTVVEYEQDYGVAVEQGRKAAESDANCFFIDDENSRTLFLGYAVAGARLKAQFSAQGRVVDADHPLFVYLPCGVGGGPGGVAFGLKLAFGDHVHCFFAEPTHSPCMLLGVYTGLHDQIAVQDLGIDNVTAADGLAVGRASGFVGRAMERLLDGFYTLSDRSMYDMLGWLAQEENIRLEPSALAGMAGQVRLAASGHYALDNATHLVWATGGGMVPEEEMATYLAKGR
- the emrD gene encoding multidrug efflux MFS transporter EmrD — encoded protein: MKRQRNVNLLLMLILLVAVGQMAQTIYIPAIADMAKELQVREGAVQSVMGAYLLTYGVSQLFYGPLSDRVGRRPVILVGMTIFMVATVIAMTTHSLSVLIAASALQGVGTGVGGVMARTLPRDLYEGSQLRHANSLLNMGILVSPLLAPLIGGLLDTAWSWRACYGFLLVLCVIVTFSMARWMPETRPAEAPRTKLLTSYKILFGNGAFNCYVLMLVGGLAGIAVFEASSGVLLGAGLGLSSMVVSILFILPIPAAFFGAWFAGRANKRFSTLMWQSVLSCLLAGLMMWIPGLFGVMNVWTLLIPAALFFFGAGMLFPLATSGAMEPFPYLAGTAGALVGGLQNIGSGALAWLSAMMPQNGQASLGLLMLLMGLLIVLCWLPLASRASHHEQAV
- the dsdC gene encoding DNA-binding transcriptional regulator DsdC; translation: MNEGREAKNRLLNGWQLSKMHTFEVAARHESFALAAEELSLSPSAVSHRINLLEEELGIALFIRSHRKVELTQEGKRIYWTLKSSLDTLNQEILDIRNQALSGSLTVYSRPSLAQWWLVPMLGDFTRSYPSISLTLLTGNDYVNMQRTGVDLAIYFDDMPPNQLSHHFLMDEEILPVCSPEYARERQLPASLDNLRHCTLLHDRQAWSNDSGTDEWCSWARHYAVNLPPSSGMGFDRSDLAVNAAINHVGVAMGRKRLVQKLLERGELIAPFGEKTLKCHQHYYVSTLPGRQWPKIDAFIHWLKEKAG